GTTACCGGTTCCCCAGAAAAATAGCCATAATTAACGATCTTGCCAGCGTCTGGATCCGACTTAGTCGTTGCCAAAAATAACGTACTGTAGAGTTCTTCTGGACTGAGATTTTTGCCCAGTCGCTCAGCAAATTCCTTAAAAATATCTGACCAGGCATTAATATCAGACGAACAATTATTAACATGAACCATTGCCACAGGTAACCCGGCTGGTGTAGCTACTACATCAATATCTTGATGAACTTTTTGCAAGGCTTGATCCAAAACAACCATTGAAAATTCTGACGTGCCAACAGAGATATTCCCAGTTCTAACTCGAACACTATTGGTACTAATCATCCCCGTACCAGCATCACCTTCAGGAGGTGCCATGATACTACCTGGCTCAAGAGTCCCAGTAGGATCCAATAATTTTGCACCTTTAGCTGTTAAGTGCCCAGCTACCTGACCTGCAGTTAACACTTCTGGTAAGATGTCTTCAATTTGCCACGAATATTTTTTAACTGCTGGCAAAAGGTTAAATTGCTCAATTTTCTCACTATCGAAATGAGCACTTGCATCCACTGGAAACATTCCAGAGGCATCACCAACTCCAATATTTTTTTCACCAGATAGTTGCCAATGAACATACCCCGCTAATGTCGTCATATATGCGATATCTTTGACATGCTCTTCATCCTGTAAGATTGCGTGATATAAATGTGCTACACTCCAACGAAGTGGTATGTTGAAATTAAATAGTTCGGTTAGTTCAGCTGCTGCATCGGCCGTAGTCGTATTACGCCACGTTCTAAATGGAACAAGTAGCTGATCATCTTGATCAAAGACAAGATAACCATGCATCATTGCACTAATTCCTATTGCGCCAATCTTTTTCAGCTTAACATGGTACTTACCATTAACATCTGCAGCTAGTTGCGCATAACTTTGTCTTAATCCAGTCCAAATCTCATCATCGGTATAGCTCCATATACCATCCTTTAAACTGTTTTCCCATTGAAATGTTCCCGTTGCAATTGGCTTAAAGCTATCATCAATTAATACAGCTTTAATCTGAGTCGACCCAAATTCAATTCCTAAAGCCGTTTTACCTGACTGAATTAATTCAGCCGTTTCTGTGATATTCACTAGACCACCTCTATAACTCAAAACTCACTTATTGTGATTTGTTCCTGCTTCTTCAATTTCTTCTAAAGTATGACCCTTAGTTTCTGGCACAAAGAATTTAACAAACAAAACTCCTAAAATACAGATAACGCCAAAAATGCCAAAAACCATTTCTTGTGACATAGAAGCTGTCATCATTGGAAACAATAATCCTACTGCCCAGGAACCAACCCAGTTAAGCGATGACGCTAGGCCAGAAGCCCGTCCACGGATTGCTAACGGAAATATTTCTCCAACTAATACCCAAGTTAATGGCGCCCATGTAAACGAATAGAATGCAACATAGATACATAAAAAGACTACGATCATTATTGGGTTAGCATGTGGATTAATAATATTAATTACAGATGGCAATAAGAATGAAAGTCCCATTACTGTGCCACCTAAGATTAATAGCGTACGCCGATTAAACTTTTCAGCAATAGCAATGTAAACTAGAGAGCCAGTCACTAGAATTATTCCTTGAATAATCGGCCACATTAAAGCAGAACTCGCCTTACTACCAGTAGCCTTTTCAACAATTAATGGAATATAGTAAAATATCGCATTAGCGCCTTGGAATTGTTGGAAAGCTGCTACACCGACACCAGCTATCACTAAGTAACGATACTTGCTACTAAATAACGAACCCCAAGTGGTTTTTTCAGATGCTGAATTTTCTTGCTCAGCTGCTAGCTTGATTTCATTTATTTCTGTTGAAATTTCTTCATCATTTTTTCTGATATATGACAGAACTTGACGAGCTTGTGCCTCCTTACCATGTTTAATTAAAAATCGTGGTGACTCTGGTAAACGCAGAACTCCTAAAAATAAGATAACTGCTGGAACTGCAGCCAGACCCAACATCAAACGCCAATTCCAAGGTTCCGGCAATCCCTTTAATAAAAAGTCCATAATATATGACAAAAGCATTCCAGAAGTTATCATCGTTTGATTCAAACCAGACAAACTTCCACGAGCATTAGCAGGGGCCATCTCTGACATATAAGCTGGAACTAGTGCTGATGCTGCACCTACTGCTAAACCTAATAAAACTCTGATAATTATTAAATAAGTTGAACCATTATTTGGTGATAACATCGACATAATAGAGAATAAGGCAAAGATAACTGCTGAAATTAAAATCATTTTTCTTCTACCCAATTTATCAGACAATTGACCAGCTACAGATCCACCAAAAATTGCACCAAACATAACTGCAGACGTAATCCAACCAACGATTGTGGCATTAGTCAGATTCCAATCATTTTGTAAGAAAGGCAATGCACCAGTCATCACTCCTATATCATAACCAAATAAAATCCCACCAAAAGAACCAAAAAAGTAAACATAGTTACTAGATATTTTCTTATTTTTTTGTTCGACCAAAACTATCCTCCTACTACAAAGTTCTGTTTTTTGTAATCGATTTCATAGTACATTTATTCATCATGATTTACAATAGCAGCAAAAATTCATTCGAATGATTTTTGCAAAAATAAATATTTTAAATTCTTTTAAAACCTGTATTTTATTAAACTTAAAAATTTTATTTATTTTTTTAGAGTATTTACTTAACCAATTTTTCAATCACATATGTGCTATAATTATTGGTAATATAGGTTATTTAATCTATTAAAAGCGACAAAACAAAAGATTCAAACCTAATCAAGTTATTCATAAAAATATAATCGAATAAATTTTGAAAGAAAACTAAATGAAAAGCGACTATCTCATAATCAAAGAAAAAATAAAAAAAGAAATAACTTTTGGCAACTTCAAAGTTAATCAAAAGCTCCCAACAGAAAATGAATTAATGTCACGCTTTGACATGTCACGCTATGCGGTTCGCAAGGCTCTAACTGAACTACAAAACGAACATTTAATTTACAAAGTTCAGGGTAGCGGGATGTTTATTCAAGATTGGAATAAAAAATGGCAGGTTAACCCAGAAAGCAAAACTATTGGGTTAATCTGCACACACATTGCTGATTATATTTTTCCAAAAATCATTTCTCAAATCGATGCAGAGATTGGTGAACAAGAATACTCACTCTTGTTAGCCAATACTCATAATCATCCTGAAAAAGAACGTGAAAGCTTAATTAAATTGCTTGATTCACAAGTTGCTGGTCTAATTATCGAGCCTAGCGAAAGCGCAAAACCTAGTCCCAATCTTGATATCTATCAGCGAATCGCCAAAAGCAAAATTCCATTACTTTTTATTAACGCTGAATATTCCGGCTTGAAATTTCCATCAATTACTAATGATGATCGCTCTGCTGAAAAGAAACTAATTAAATATCTGCTTGATTTAGGCCATCGGTATATTTTGGGTATTTTTCAAGTTGATGATCTCCAAGGAGTTCATCGTATGGAGGGTTTTGCTCAAGCATATCAAGAAAGTAATGCTAATTTATCTAATAGTAATATTATCATGTATAGTTCACATGACTCCTTTCAAACTATTAGCAAGAAAATTGATTTGTATCTGAAAAGTACTGATTCTTTACCAACCGCTATTGCCTGTTATAACGATAGCTTGGCCGTTCAAGTACTTGATATGCTAAGAAAAAGAAAAATTAATGTTCCTCATAATATCTCATTAGTCGGTTTCGACGATTTTGATTCTGCGGCTTATTTAACGCCAAGCATAACTACCATGAATTACGAACGCACTACCGTTGGGAAAGAAGCTGGCCGTGGAATTTTGAAATTGATTCAAGGACAAAAGTTTAATTCAATCGTTCATCAGCCAAAAATGAAAATCCGTACGTCCGTTGATGTACCAGTTAGATAATTTAAAAAGGCCACTAGAATATAGTGACCTTTTTATAGCTATTAATTTTTTATGCATATAAAATTTTAGAAATAAAATCCTTAGTTCTCTCATGCTGGGCATTTTCAAAAATTTCTTTAGGAGTATTTTCTTCTAATACCTGGCCTTCATCAACAAATAAAACTCGATCAGCTACTTGCTTGGCAAAACCCATTTCGTGAGTAACTACAACCATTGTCATACCTGCTTTAGCCAATCCCTTCATAACCTTTAGAACCTCTTCAACCATTTCCGGATCCAAAGCTGAAGTTGGTTCGTCGAATAGTAAAGCTTTCGGATGCATTGCAAGTGCACGGACAATTGCAATCCGTTGTTGCTGACCACCACTTAATGAGGTTGGATAACTATCTTTTTTATCAACAAGTCCTACCTGATTCAACAATTCAATAGCTTCCTTAGTAGCAGTTTCATTATCTTCATGTTTAACAGTTTTTGGGGCATGGATAATATTTTCCATAACAGTATAATGAGGAAACAGATTAAATTGTTGAAATACCATACCAATTTTTTCATGTGTTTGCCTGGTTACTTCAGCTTTTACCTTTCCTGACACAACCTCGCCATCAACTAAAATTTTTCCACTAGTAGGCTGTTCAAGTAAGTTCATCTGTCTAAGCATGGTACTCTTGCCAGATCCAGACGGCCCGATAATAACTACAACCTCACCATCATTAACTGTCAAGTTAACTCCTTTTAAGATTATATTATCACCATATTTCTTAACAACATTACGCAACTCGATCATTAACTTTCAGTTTCCTTTCAATAAATGACAAACCAACATTCAAAATCCATGTCATTAGTAAATATAGCAACGAGGCGATAATCATTGGTTGCAGTCCTAAAGCAGTTGACCCTCTCACGGTTTGCGCACTAAACATTAAATCAGAAATTCCCAATACAGATACCAAAGACGAATCTTTAATATTGCCAATAAGTTGATTGCCTAGTGCGGGCAAAATATTCTTAAACGCTTGTGGCAAGATTATATCAGTCATAACCCGTGACTTGGACATTCCTAAACTCAGTGCAGCCTCTGTTTGTCCTTGTGGCAAAGACTCAATCCCCGAGCGAATAATTTCCGCAATATAAGCTGCTGAATAAAGAGTTAAGCTGATAACTCCCGTCATAAAATCTGGAATATTGATTCCTAAAACCATGGGTAATCCAATATAAACAATATAAATTTGAACTAGTAAAGGCGTATCACGAATAAATCCGATATACATCTTAGCAATTACAGAAACCAGTTTTATTTGGGAACGTTTCATCAATGCAACAATGATTCCCAAGATTAAACCCAAAATAATTGAAATTACCGCCAGTTCGATAGTAACCTTTACCCCAGTAAGGAATAGCACCCAATACTTACTTAAAAATGAAAAACTTTGTAACATATTTTCACATCCACATATCTATTTCTTACTTAACTTTTTTGGCGTAATCAATTACCCATTGTGCATATTGTGCCTTATTTTCAGTAACCACCTTATTAACTGTCTTCACAAGATCTGAACTTGCATTCTTGGGCATTGCAATTGCAGCACCAAGGCTTGAATCTTTATGTCTAAATGAAGTTATCTGTAATTTAGGATTCTTTCTTGCTAAAATCGTTGCTGTTGGCACATCGATCGAACAAGCATCAGCTTTACCATTATTAACTGCTAAGGCTAGATCAGTAACTTTACTGAGCTTCTTAAATTTTGCTTTAGGATAAAGCTTTTTAAGCATTTCCTCTTGAGTTGAATTATTCACAACTGCAATTGTTGCATTGGCAAAATTCTTTGTATTCTCATACTTTTTAGCTTCAGACTTACGAACTAGCAAAGTATTCGTACTACGGTAATATACCTTACTAAACTTTGCTCCCTGTTTTCGCTCTGGCGTAGGGCTCATTGCCGTAATCAGCATGTCAACTTTGTTACCCTGCAAAGCTGGTAATAATCCATCAAAGTCCATCGTCTTTATCTTATATTTAACCCCTAATTCTTTGGCAACCTTTTTTATTAACGGAATATCAGCTCCCTGCACTACATTATCAGAATTTTGAAATTCGTACGGTGGATTTGAGTTAATCATTCCAATCGTTAACGTTCCTTTATCCTTAATTGAACTGACTGATGTTTCATTATTCTTTTTGCTGCAACCTGAAAGCATAACTAATGCCATTCCTAGAGTTACCATTACAATTAATAATTTTTTATAAAATTTATTTTTCATAATTTTATCCTCCTGCTATTAATAATCTTATTTTTATCTAATTTATATAAAATTATAACCTTAAAATCACATTAAGTAAACAACTTTAAGCAATTTACATTCGCAATTTATCACTGTAATATCAATAAATACAGAAAATATTATTAATTTGTATTAAAAAATATATAACGGCTTATTTTTTGTAATATATATTTATATAAAAAAGATTTAACTTGAACTTTACGTGTTCAAATTAAATCTTTTAATTTTATTAATCTGATAATCCTAATTAAAATTTCTAAATATGGAATTCATACCGATTAGAATCAATATACTGTCTTCCTACATGAACAATATTGCCTTTTTCATCAACTACTGTTGCCTTTAACATTAACAATGGAAAGCCAAGTGATTTTTCCAAATACTTCGCCTCATTATAATTAGCTAAAGCAATTGAAATGACCACATCACTTGAAGATAACTTCTTTATCCCATATTTATTATGCAATACTTGATAAAGCGATAAAGTAAGATCTTCATTTCTAAGTTCTCCAAATTTCGGTAACGGAAAATAATTGCACTCAAGCATTACCGGATCGTCTTCAATCAAGTGTACACGTTCAATCATTAATGAACGCTCTGTTTCTAAAACATCCTTTAAATCATCAGGAGTGATTACCTCTTTAATCTCAATTGTTTTCGCACTTGGATTAAAGCCTTCCTTTTTTGCCGTTTTAGAGAAGCTTTCAACTCTAGAAGACTTAACAATTCTTCTAACTGTTTGCGGTTTACGAACAAAGGTTCCTACTCCTTGTACTTTTTCGACTAGACCATCTTTGACTAGTCCCTTAATTGCTTTTCTCAGAGTGACTCGGCTAACACCAAATTGTTCACACAATGCAAATTCATTTGGTAATTTACTATTAATCGGATATTCTCCAGAAATAATTTTCTGTCTGATTTTTTCCATTACTTGTGAATATAAAGATCCTGTTTTTGTCAATTTATTCTCACCTATCACTCAAAAATACAATTTTAGTGCCTTTTAGGACAAACTAAAGTAGTCAAATTCAATTATATTATTAAATATAATAAAAGAGAACTCTAAAAGCAACAGAGTTCTCTTTTACTTAGTTATATTTGAACCTACTAAATTAATAAGTTAACTTCCACATGTAGCGACGCTTAGTCAATGGGTGCTTTCTTGCAATGGCTAATTCTTCAGCATATACCCGCATTACACCTGTCAAAATCATTGGATTGAAGTAGTCAATGACATTTTCACTAGCAATCTCGTTTAGACCATAGTCTTTAGCATCGATATTAGTAATTTTAGCGTCAAATCTTTGCATGAAAGTCAATGCTCTAGCGTCAAGGTGACGTGTACTGCCATCGTTCATAAATAGTAAGTATGGTGCGTCAGTTTCTGTTAGTTCAAACGGACCGTGGAAATATTCACCAGTATTAATTGTAGGAGCAGCAATCCATTGCATTTCCATAAATAGGAATGAGGCAGTTGAATAGGCTGCACCAAAGGTAGCACCACTACTTAAAACGTAAATAGTTTTTTCATCCTTATATTTTTCAGCAAATTCTTTAGCTGCAGGACCAACAGATTTAACTGCATTTTCAATCAAATCTGGCATACCATCAAAGGCTTTAACTGCTTCATCGTAATAATCATATCCTTCAAATTCTTTAACAATTTCAATTGCCAAAGCTAAACAATATGACATCTTTTCTACTTTTTCGGCATAATTCTTGTGGAATCCATGAATAATCTTATATTGAGTTTCCTTAATAATTGGTGATTCTTCACTATTAGAAAGTGATACTACATGTGCACCTAATTCTCTTGCCTTCTTAGTTGCGGCTACTGATTCAGGGGTTGTACCACCCAATGATGCAGTAATAACTACAGTATGTTCACCAATACCTTTAGGTGTATCATAATTAAATTCATTTGCCGTATGAATTGATGTCAACAAGTTTTCACTTTCATGAGAAATAAAGTAATAACCTGGATAAAGATCTGCCATTGAAGCACCACAGCCTACAAACAGGACCCGATCAATTTTAGGTTGATTCTTCTTTATATCCTTAACAATTGTTCTAACTTTTTCAAAATCCATAATTTAAAATCTCCTATAAATACTTAGTAATAAACTATTTAAAGATGCCTAAAACACTTAACAAAATACCACCGACAATACAGATAACCATAATCCAAGCAGTGTTTACCTTCTTTTTAATTAGGTAAAACATTACCATCGTAAATGCTAATGGCAACATCTGTGGAAAAATCGAATCTAACGTCTTTTGCAATACAAAAGATTTACCAAATTTAACAGGCGTTGTAATCCCAATCATGGTAGCAATCATTGCCCCAATGACCATTAATCCAATGACATTCATCAGCGACATAATTCGGTTAATTGTACCGTTACCAATCAACTTTTGAATATTCTTTTTACCTTCAAGATAGCCCCATTTACCGCCCCAATAGGTAACAAGGGCTGACGGGATAATTGAAATCAACATAGCTAGGATCGGACCGAAAATATTGCCTTGTTGAGCCATATTTATTCCCAATCCAAAGGCAACAATCTTAATCGTTCCTTGGAAAAGCGAGTCACCAATACCAGACAAAGGTCCCATTAATGAAGTTTTAACACCATTAATTGAATCTGGGTCAAAAGTATCTGGATTTGCGGCATATTCTTCTTCCATCGCAGAAGATAATCCCAAAACAAATGACGTTAACTGCGGGGTACAGTTAAAGAAAGCCATGTGGCGATGATATGCTTCTTTTTTCTTGTCCAATTTTTCAGGAGTTGCTGGCTCTTTACCATAGATTTCATCAATCGTTGGTGCCATTCCGTACATGAATCCCATATTCATTTGTGCTTCATAATTCCAAGAAGTTTGAATTGCCCATGACCGCCAGAAGAATTGCCAAAACTTATGACGCAATTTTTTATTAGTTTGTTTTTCTTCAGTCATAATTTCCTCCTATAATTCTTCTAAATCATCTAGATCATCGGCTTTTTCAGCCGTAGCAGCTTCTGGATTTGCCGAATTATCATTACCCATAAATTTGTTAAGAACGATTGCTAATAAAACTGCAAAGATAGCAACACCAATGACAGATAAGTTACCATAGGCTGCAATAAAGAATCCTATAAATAAGTAAACTGCATTTTTCTTAGTAATCATCGTTGACATCAGTAATGCAAACCCATATGCTGGCAAAATCTTACTTGCTAAGGTCAACCCATCTGTTAACCAAGCTGGAATCATATGGACAAGGCTAGTAACTATGTCAGTTCCCAGATAAATAGCAAAGAATACGGGAATAAAGTATAACAATCCATAAATAATTGGACCATAGACAATATGGTAATTCCTAGCTTTGCGAAATTTCCCCTGATCAATCGCTCTATTCACCAAACCATTAAATGAAGAAAACAACATTCTAACTACAATAGCTACTAATTGACCTAAAACTGCAACAGGTAATGCCACTGTTAGTGCCACTTGAGCTCTCGTATGTGACAAAATTGCAAATGCTGAAGCAACTACAGAACCTAAAACCCAATCTGGAGGAACTGCAGCACCAACTTGAACTACCCCCATCGTTACCAGCTGCAAAGTGGCTCCAACTAATAAACCTTTAGATACGTCTCCTAATGCTAATCCAACTAAAGTACTAACAACTAATGGCTGCTCAAAATTTTCACGTCCAAGTAGCCTTGAATCAAACATTGCAAATACACCTATCAAGGCGACAACAAATGCTTTCCAGAACATAACAAATCCCTCCTTTTAGAGAATTTTATTTAAAAATTCCTTTCCAGATGATGGAACTTGCTGCATTACGATATCGATGCCTTGATCACACATTTTTTTAGTTAGATCAACTTCTTCTGGTGTTAAGAACACGGCATTACTGTAACGTTTCGCATTGGGACGATCTGGTATACCACCATAATTGATTTCATCTACATGTCCATAAGCCTCAACAAATTTCGCTAGCTCCGAAACTTGTGCAAAGATAAGCATAACATTATCTTTAAGTGCCTTAATTTGTTCCATTTTAGCTATTGCTGCATCAACACTGAAAACATTCAATTTGATATCTTCTGGTTTAGCCAGTTTTAAAGACATCTTCTTAAAATCATCATTTGCGGTTGCTGTATCAATCACAATAATTCGTTCTATGCTAGCAAACTTTGACCATGAAAAGATTACCTGTCCATGAAGTAATCGATGATCGACCCTAATCAGCTTTATCATAATATATTCACCTCATCTTGAATTTTAGAATTTACTTTTGACTAATAAAGACTCCTTTCTCACCAATAAAAGTACTAGATAAGCCTTTTATCAAGCTTTTACTTTTGGAATCATTATTCGATACCCGTTAAAGATACCTCAATAAAATCTTTACTTTTTATGACGTATTAACACGTACACCATTATATTATTACAAAATATATAATTTGTAAACACTTTCTGTGATATTAATTAATTTTAGCGAAGCTTTATTAAAAATATCTTTATTATCTATAGGTTTCTTTCCACATATATCTACGTGTTTCAAAGCTTTCATTAGTTGCATAAGATAATTGGCGCATATAAACATTGTTAAGAATCGAAGAGAAAAGCGAGTGATTAAAATACGGCGAAATGCTTTCTTTCAAATCATCTAAACCAATTTCTTTACCATCTAAAACATATAATTTTTTACCACCAAATCTTTGCTCAAATTTAAGAGCTCGCTCATCCTCTGGTCTAGTTTTTCCAGTCGCTAATAACTGAAAAATTGATTTATTCTTATCAGTAACTTCAAACGGTCCATTGAAATATTCATAACTATGAATGGTCGGTGAATTCAATTGCAACATTTCTTCTAGGTTACAGATCGAAAAGACATAGGCAGCACCCATTGTGGGGCCACTAGCGATTACATAGATAGTTTTTTCAGTTTTATTTAAATCAGCCCATTCTTTAGCAAGAGGAGTTGTATAGTCAACAGCTTTACGATACATCGGATCTAGAACATCAAAGGCTTGCATTGCATCAGCATAATCTTGATAACCTTCGACTTCGTTAACCAAGTTCATTGCTATATCTAATCCAATACTTGCATTTACGCGTTCTAATCTACTTTCATCAAGTGCCAAACTTTCATACTTGATCTTAAAATCTGCAACTTCTACCAACTCCGATTTATCAACATACAAAGCAATTGTAGTTGCACCATGGTCACGAGCCACTTTAGCTGCTTCGATTGTTTCATACGTTCCACGCATTGAACACAAAACCACTAAAGTATTCTGATCAAGATTTTTAGGTGCTGCATAAATAAATTCACCACTTGTGAACATACTTGAAAAAACACCTTGGGATTCCTGCTGCATAAAATAATTAGCACCGTAGAAGCCACCAAATGAGCCTCCAGCACCTACCCATAAAACTTGTTTTAATGTTCCTTTTGAATTAACTTTTGCAATAGCTGCTTTAACAGTTTGCTTAACTTCTTCTTGAATTTTCATATATTTCTCCTATTAAAACAAAACGTGTTAA
This DNA window, taken from Lactobacillus sp. ESL0684, encodes the following:
- a CDS encoding FGGY-family carbohydrate kinase produces the protein MNITETAELIQSGKTALGIEFGSTQIKAVLIDDSFKPIATGTFQWENSLKDGIWSYTDDEIWTGLRQSYAQLAADVNGKYHVKLKKIGAIGISAMMHGYLVFDQDDQLLVPFRTWRNTTTADAAAELTELFNFNIPLRWSVAHLYHAILQDEEHVKDIAYMTTLAGYVHWQLSGEKNIGVGDASGMFPVDASAHFDSEKIEQFNLLPAVKKYSWQIEDILPEVLTAGQVAGHLTAKGAKLLDPTGTLEPGSIMAPPEGDAGTGMISTNSVRVRTGNISVGTSEFSMVVLDQALQKVHQDIDVVATPAGLPVAMVHVNNCSSDINAWSDIFKEFAERLGKNLSPEELYSTLFLATTKSDPDAGKIVNYGYFSGEPVTKTAEGRPMLVRTPNSHFNLGNFMLAQLYSAYAPLKIGMDVLTKEENVKTDVMIAQGGLFKTPVVGQQTLANVLDLPISVMVNASVGGPWGMAVLAQYSESTTTKNLADFLDSEVFINSETMTLSPEADGVKGANSYLERYQKALKLENQADILEDEVN
- a CDS encoding sugar porter family MFS transporter, giving the protein MVLVEQKNKKISSNYVYFFGSFGGILFGYDIGVMTGALPFLQNDWNLTNATIVGWITSAVMFGAIFGGSVAGQLSDKLGRRKMILISAVIFALFSIMSMLSPNNGSTYLIIIRVLLGLAVGAASALVPAYMSEMAPANARGSLSGLNQTMITSGMLLSYIMDFLLKGLPEPWNWRLMLGLAAVPAVILFLGVLRLPESPRFLIKHGKEAQARQVLSYIRKNDEEISTEINEIKLAAEQENSASEKTTWGSLFSSKYRYLVIAGVGVAAFQQFQGANAIFYYIPLIVEKATGSKASSALMWPIIQGIILVTGSLVYIAIAEKFNRRTLLILGGTVMGLSFLLPSVINIINPHANPIMIVVFLCIYVAFYSFTWAPLTWVLVGEIFPLAIRGRASGLASSLNWVGSWAVGLLFPMMTASMSQEMVFGIFGVICILGVLFVKFFVPETKGHTLEEIEEAGTNHNK
- a CDS encoding GntR family transcriptional regulator, with protein sequence MKSDYLIIKEKIKKEITFGNFKVNQKLPTENELMSRFDMSRYAVRKALTELQNEHLIYKVQGSGMFIQDWNKKWQVNPESKTIGLICTHIADYIFPKIISQIDAEIGEQEYSLLLANTHNHPEKERESLIKLLDSQVAGLIIEPSESAKPSPNLDIYQRIAKSKIPLLFINAEYSGLKFPSITNDDRSAEKKLIKYLLDLGHRYILGIFQVDDLQGVHRMEGFAQAYQESNANLSNSNIIMYSSHDSFQTISKKIDLYLKSTDSLPTAIACYNDSLAVQVLDMLRKRKINVPHNISLVGFDDFDSAAYLTPSITTMNYERTTVGKEAGRGILKLIQGQKFNSIVHQPKMKIRTSVDVPVR
- a CDS encoding amino acid ABC transporter ATP-binding protein, which produces MIELRNVVKKYGDNIILKGVNLTVNDGEVVVIIGPSGSGKSTMLRQMNLLEQPTSGKILVDGEVVSGKVKAEVTRQTHEKIGMVFQQFNLFPHYTVMENIIHAPKTVKHEDNETATKEAIELLNQVGLVDKKDSYPTSLSGGQQQRIAIVRALAMHPKALLFDEPTSALDPEMVEEVLKVMKGLAKAGMTMVVVTHEMGFAKQVADRVLFVDEGQVLEENTPKEIFENAQHERTKDFISKILYA
- a CDS encoding amino acid ABC transporter permease: MLQSFSFLSKYWVLFLTGVKVTIELAVISIILGLILGIIVALMKRSQIKLVSVIAKMYIGFIRDTPLLVQIYIVYIGLPMVLGINIPDFMTGVISLTLYSAAYIAEIIRSGIESLPQGQTEAALSLGMSKSRVMTDIILPQAFKNILPALGNQLIGNIKDSSLVSVLGISDLMFSAQTVRGSTALGLQPMIIASLLYLLMTWILNVGLSFIERKLKVNDRVA
- a CDS encoding transporter substrate-binding domain-containing protein, giving the protein MKNKFYKKLLIVMVTLGMALVMLSGCSKKNNETSVSSIKDKGTLTIGMINSNPPYEFQNSDNVVQGADIPLIKKVAKELGVKYKIKTMDFDGLLPALQGNKVDMLITAMSPTPERKQGAKFSKVYYRSTNTLLVRKSEAKKYENTKNFANATIAVVNNSTQEEMLKKLYPKAKFKKLSKVTDLALAVNNGKADACSIDVPTATILARKNPKLQITSFRHKDSSLGAAIAMPKNASSDLVKTVNKVVTENKAQYAQWVIDYAKKVK
- a CDS encoding GntR family transcriptional regulator, whose protein sequence is MTKTGSLYSQVMEKIRQKIISGEYPINSKLPNEFALCEQFGVSRVTLRKAIKGLVKDGLVEKVQGVGTFVRKPQTVRRIVKSSRVESFSKTAKKEGFNPSAKTIEIKEVITPDDLKDVLETERSLMIERVHLIEDDPVMLECNYFPLPKFGELRNEDLTLSLYQVLHNKYGIKKLSSSDVVISIALANYNEAKYLEKSLGFPLLMLKATVVDEKGNIVHVGRQYIDSNRYEFHI
- a CDS encoding SIS domain-containing protein; amino-acid sequence: MDFEKVRTIVKDIKKNQPKIDRVLFVGCGASMADLYPGYYFISHESENLLTSIHTANEFNYDTPKGIGEHTVVITASLGGTTPESVAATKKARELGAHVVSLSNSEESPIIKETQYKIIHGFHKNYAEKVEKMSYCLALAIEIVKEFEGYDYYDEAVKAFDGMPDLIENAVKSVGPAAKEFAEKYKDEKTIYVLSSGATFGAAYSTASFLFMEMQWIAAPTINTGEYFHGPFELTETDAPYLLFMNDGSTRHLDARALTFMQRFDAKITNIDAKDYGLNEIASENVIDYFNPMILTGVMRVYAEELAIARKHPLTKRRYMWKLTY
- a CDS encoding PTS system mannose/fructose/sorbose family transporter subunit IID, with product MTEEKQTNKKLRHKFWQFFWRSWAIQTSWNYEAQMNMGFMYGMAPTIDEIYGKEPATPEKLDKKKEAYHRHMAFFNCTPQLTSFVLGLSSAMEEEYAANPDTFDPDSINGVKTSLMGPLSGIGDSLFQGTIKIVAFGLGINMAQQGNIFGPILAMLISIIPSALVTYWGGKWGYLEGKKNIQKLIGNGTINRIMSLMNVIGLMVIGAMIATMIGITTPVKFGKSFVLQKTLDSIFPQMLPLAFTMVMFYLIKKKVNTAWIMVICIVGGILLSVLGIFK
- a CDS encoding PTS sugar transporter subunit IIC, producing MFWKAFVVALIGVFAMFDSRLLGRENFEQPLVVSTLVGLALGDVSKGLLVGATLQLVTMGVVQVGAAVPPDWVLGSVVASAFAILSHTRAQVALTVALPVAVLGQLVAIVVRMLFSSFNGLVNRAIDQGKFRKARNYHIVYGPIIYGLLYFIPVFFAIYLGTDIVTSLVHMIPAWLTDGLTLASKILPAYGFALLMSTMITKKNAVYLFIGFFIAAYGNLSVIGVAIFAVLLAIVLNKFMGNDNSANPEAATAEKADDLDDLEEL
- a CDS encoding PTS sugar transporter subunit IIB, whose protein sequence is MIKLIRVDHRLLHGQVIFSWSKFASIERIIVIDTATANDDFKKMSLKLAKPEDIKLNVFSVDAAIAKMEQIKALKDNVMLIFAQVSELAKFVEAYGHVDEINYGGIPDRPNAKRYSNAVFLTPEEVDLTKKMCDQGIDIVMQQVPSSGKEFLNKIL